Proteins co-encoded in one Sulfurimonas sp. HSL1-2 genomic window:
- the arfB gene encoding alternative ribosome rescue aminoacyl-tRNA hydrolase ArfB, translating into MLTISNNVSLDEDEIEIESIRAQGSGGQKVNKTSAAIHLRFDITASSLPEFYKERLLALKDSRITKEGIVVIKSQQHRSREQNKEEALERLVELIKSVNVSKKKRIATKPTKGSVKKRLQSKKKQGEKKKLRGKVAD; encoded by the coding sequence ATGCTGACCATTTCCAACAACGTGAGCCTGGACGAGGATGAGATCGAGATCGAGTCCATCCGGGCCCAGGGCTCCGGCGGGCAGAAGGTCAACAAAACCTCCGCGGCCATCCACCTGCGCTTTGACATTACAGCATCGTCACTGCCCGAGTTTTACAAAGAGCGTCTGCTGGCCCTCAAGGACAGCCGTATAACGAAGGAGGGGATCGTCGTCATCAAGTCCCAGCAGCACCGCAGCCGTGAACAGAACAAAGAGGAGGCATTGGAGCGGCTCGTAGAGCTGATCAAAAGCGTCAACGTCTCCAAAAAGAAGCGCATTGCGACCAAACCGACGAAGGGCTCTGTCAAAAAAAGATTGCAGTCGAAAAAGAAACAGGGAGAAAAGAAAAAGCTGCGCGGCAAAGTCGCCGACTGA
- a CDS encoding YwbE family protein, whose amino-acid sequence MPDPRQRKNIRFGLSVAIVLKQDQDTGRLTDGIVRDILTKSATHPHGIKVRLMSGEVGRVKEIY is encoded by the coding sequence ATGCCGGACCCCAGACAAAGAAAGAACATACGCTTCGGATTGAGCGTCGCCATCGTGCTGAAACAGGACCAGGACACAGGTAGACTGACAGACGGCATCGTCCGTGACATCCTCACCAAAAGCGCCACGCACCCGCACGGCATCAAAGTGCGCCTGATGAGCGGCGAAGTAGGGCGGGTGAAGGAGATTTATTGA
- a CDS encoding helix-turn-helix transcriptional regulator has product MSEFQDFLKEQLKDEKFKAEWDRLELRYRVIEQILKLRIKYDLTQKQFAEKVGTTQAVISRIENGNVNIGIDFLDRVAKAFGKKVEVKLI; this is encoded by the coding sequence ATGAGTGAATTTCAAGATTTTTTGAAAGAGCAGTTGAAAGATGAAAAGTTCAAAGCAGAGTGGGACAGGCTGGAGCTGCGCTACAGGGTCATTGAGCAGATTCTGAAACTCCGCATCAAGTATGACCTGACGCAGAAGCAGTTTGCGGAAAAGGTCGGAACGACACAGGCCGTCATCTCCCGCATCGAAAACGGCAATGTTAACATCGGGATTGACTTTCTGGATCGTGTGGCCAAGGCGTTTGGGAAAAAAGTCGAAGTGAAGCTGATATGA
- a CDS encoding OmpA family protein: protein MKLIPVAAMAAVMLLSSGCVMKSTHEATLQELNQTRTQLGSAQQTIKEQRDEIVRNQAQIAKDREEIAKGKSQIEFNNVELSEMEMRKLQLQQDLEAARKELGASREQLETMKQIEAETQKRNEIYAQFVKELQKMIDGGQLTVSIEKGRIVINLPDEVLFASGSATVNKAGREALAQIAKALAAFPDRRFQVEGHTDNVPIKSARFPSNWELSTARALSVVHLMIDEGVSADNVSAAGFGEFHPRATNETPEGRALNRRIEIIMLPNLEILSNELPKLAE from the coding sequence ATGAAATTGATTCCGGTGGCCGCGATGGCGGCAGTAATGTTGCTCAGTTCCGGCTGTGTTATGAAGAGTACGCACGAGGCGACGCTGCAGGAGCTGAACCAGACCCGCACGCAGCTCGGTTCCGCGCAGCAGACCATCAAGGAGCAGCGCGACGAGATTGTGCGCAACCAGGCGCAGATCGCCAAGGACCGCGAGGAGATCGCCAAGGGCAAGTCGCAGATCGAGTTCAACAACGTCGAACTGAGCGAGATGGAGATGCGCAAGCTGCAGCTTCAGCAGGACCTCGAGGCGGCCCGCAAAGAGCTGGGGGCTTCCCGCGAACAGCTTGAGACCATGAAGCAGATCGAGGCCGAGACGCAGAAGCGTAACGAGATCTACGCGCAGTTCGTCAAGGAGCTGCAGAAGATGATCGACGGCGGGCAGCTGACCGTCTCCATCGAGAAGGGACGCATCGTCATCAACCTCCCCGATGAAGTCCTCTTCGCCAGCGGCAGCGCGACCGTGAACAAGGCGGGCCGGGAGGCGCTGGCGCAGATCGCCAAGGCCCTCGCCGCCTTCCCCGACCGCCGCTTCCAGGTCGAGGGGCACACGGACAACGTCCCCATCAAGAGCGCGCGCTTCCCGAGCAACTGGGAGCTCTCCACCGCGCGCGCACTCAGCGTCGTGCACCTCATGATCGACGAGGGCGTCTCCGCCGACAACGTCTCTGCCGCCGGCTTCGGCGAATTCCACCCCCGAGCGACCAACGAAACGCCGGAGGGGCGCGCGCTCAACCGCCGCATCGAGATCATCATGCTGCCGAACCTGGAGATCCTCTCCAACGAGCTTCCCAAGCTCGCCGAGTAA
- a CDS encoding DUF503 domain-containing protein, producing MLICHCDLHFELPYAHSLKGRRSIVNGIKERLKAFNVSVMDISGEYPKEADIALIFLSPTARTAAQYRDAIEQMLERHFPELHYTLEYEEI from the coding sequence ATGCTTATCTGCCACTGTGATCTTCATTTTGAACTCCCCTATGCGCACTCCCTCAAAGGGCGGCGCAGCATCGTAAACGGCATCAAGGAGCGGCTGAAAGCCTTCAACGTCTCCGTGATGGACATCAGCGGCGAATACCCGAAAGAGGCCGACATCGCACTCATTTTCCTCTCGCCGACAGCCCGGACTGCGGCCCAGTACCGCGACGCCATTGAACAGATGCTCGAGCGCCACTTCCCCGAGCTTCACTACACCCTGGAGTATGAAGAGATTTAG
- a CDS encoding type II toxin-antitoxin system RelE/ParE family toxin translates to MEWKVEFYTDEKGAKPVKEWMLGLEASARSALMRNVDLLERMGLGIREPYVKYLEEKLYEVRAKDRSGIYRVIYFAHTGKRFVLLHGFVKKTQKTPRKEIEIAKQRMREMMK, encoded by the coding sequence GTGGAATGGAAAGTAGAGTTTTACACGGATGAGAAGGGCGCTAAACCGGTAAAAGAGTGGATGCTGGGATTGGAAGCGAGTGCCCGTTCTGCCCTGATGCGCAATGTGGATTTGCTGGAACGTATGGGCCTGGGCATACGCGAGCCCTATGTGAAGTATTTGGAAGAGAAACTCTACGAAGTCAGGGCGAAAGACCGCAGTGGCATTTACCGGGTTATTTATTTTGCCCACACGGGAAAACGGTTCGTCCTTTTACACGGGTTTGTCAAAAAGACGCAGAAGACACCCCGAAAAGAGATTGAGATTGCGAAGCAACGGATGAGGGAGATGATGAAATGA
- the radC gene encoding DNA repair protein RadC — MKKLQELYKSDKPREKLLAKGPSALKAYELMAVLLGSRVPGKDVLQLSKEIVGLFDTSFERLTLDDLTSVHGMGEAKAAQILAAVELSRRYLIKQHVKITSAVDVYELLREYGSKKQEYFIALALDGASHLIEKRVVSIGTLNQSLVHPREVFADAVADRAAGIIIAHNHPGGQLVPSREDVAVTRRLREAGTLLGIELLDHVILTRDGFLSLREEGVL; from the coding sequence ATGAAAAAGCTCCAGGAACTCTACAAAAGTGATAAGCCCCGCGAAAAACTGCTGGCAAAAGGTCCCTCTGCCCTCAAAGCGTACGAGCTGATGGCGGTGCTGCTCGGCAGCAGGGTGCCGGGCAAGGATGTGCTGCAGCTCTCCAAAGAGATCGTGGGGCTCTTTGACACCTCGTTCGAGAGGCTGACGCTCGACGATCTGACCTCCGTCCACGGCATGGGTGAAGCAAAAGCCGCGCAGATCCTCGCTGCCGTCGAGCTCTCCCGGCGCTATCTCATCAAGCAGCACGTCAAAATAACGTCGGCCGTGGATGTCTACGAACTGCTGCGCGAATACGGTTCCAAAAAGCAGGAGTATTTCATTGCCCTGGCCCTGGATGGGGCCTCGCATCTTATCGAGAAGCGTGTCGTCTCCATCGGGACCCTCAACCAGTCCCTCGTGCACCCCCGCGAGGTCTTCGCGGATGCCGTCGCGGACAGGGCAGCGGGGATCATCATTGCCCACAACCACCCCGGCGGCCAGCTCGTCCCGAGCAGGGAAGATGTCGCAGTCACCCGGCGTCTCAGGGAGGCGGGAACATTGCTGGGAATAGAGCTGCTGGATCATGTCATTTTGACCAGGGACGGATTTCTCAGTCTGCGGGAGGAGGGGGTGTTGTGA